From the Mya arenaria isolate MELC-2E11 chromosome 17, ASM2691426v1 genome, the window CCGAATTTATCATTTAGATCCTTATTTGATCATCAGACAAGAAGTGATCAAACCAGGACCAAGTATTAACGACACATGTATGGGTaatgtattcaaatattgaatttaattagCACATGCGCCGACAGTTAAAATAGAGCAACCGGCTATTACTTAATACGGTCATTAAAAACACTGCAGTGCGCGGTggcgtgtgtgtgtgggggggggggggcggggggaGGGAGGACGAACGACAACCAAAATCGTTTTATAAATCGGACATAATGTTAACATAGTTATTCGTTGCTTAAaccaaaaacattgtttttgtgcTGTCACTTGAACCAACATCTGAAAACAGACTTTGTCAAATATGTCATGATTTGTCAAACAAATAAGTTTCCCTGTTCTATTTAATAATGTATAACAAGCTAAGACACGTATATCATATATCCGCTACTGTATTATTGTATCTGAAGACCGGTCACAGGTTAAAAACCAATGATAATGCTTCATGTCCAGGTATGAAGACCGGACACAGGTTTAAACCAATAGACTTGCTTCATGTCCACATATGTAGATCGTCACAAATTTAAACCCCATGAAAATTTTTAACGTCCATATATGTAGACCGCCACAGgttaaaagttaaaaccaaTGGAAATGCTTCATGTCCAGGTATGAAGACCTGTCACAGGTTTATACCAATAGAAATTATTTAAGTCCACAACTATAGACCGGTCACAGGTTAAAccaaatgaaaatgtttcatgTCCATACATGTAGAACGTTCACATGTTAAACTAATAGAGATGCTTCAAGTCCTTAACTGTAGACCGTCACAGACTTAAACCAATGCaaatgcttcattttcatatttgtcGACTGTCAAAAATTTCAACCAATAAAAATGCTACATGTCCATATATGTAGACCGTCacaagtttaattaaataaaaatggctcatttctaTATATGCAGACCGTCACAGGGTTAAATCAATAGACTTGCTTCATGTCCATATATGTAGACCGTCACAAGTATAAACCCCATGAAAATTCTTAACGTGCATATATGTAGACCGCCACAGGTTAAAACCAATGGAAATGCTTTATGTCGATATATGAAGACTGTCATAGGTTTTAACCAAATTTGCAATGCTTCAAGCCCATATATGTGGACCGTCatagtttaaaactaaaattgaaatGCTTCATGTCCATATATAGAGACCGTCACAGGTTTAAACCAAATTTGCAATGCTTCATGTTCATATATGTGGACCGTCAtagttttaaactaaaaatgaaatGCTTCATGTCCATATATAAAGACCGTCACAggtttaaaccaatgaaaatgctTCATGTCCATATATGTAGACCGTCGCAGGTTGAACCAATCAAAATGCTTCATGTCCATATATGTAGACCGTCGCAGGTTGAACAAATCAAAATGCTTCATGTCCATATATGTGGACCGTCACAGGTTTAAACCAATGGAAATGCTTCATGTCCATATATGTAGACCGTCACAGGTTTTAGCCAATGAAAATGCTTCATGTCCATATATGTAGACCGTCGCAggttaaaccaatgaaaatgctTCATGTCCATATATGTAGACCGTCGCAGGTTGAACCAATCAAAATGCTTCATGTCCATATATGTGGACCGTCACAGGTTTAAACCAATGGAAATGCATATGTCCATATATGTAGACCGTCACAGGTTTTAGCCAATGAAAATGTTTCATGTCCATATATATAGACTGGTCACATGTTAAAACTAATGGAAATGCATCATGTCCATATATGTAGACCGTCACAGGTTTTAGCCAATGAAAATGCTTAATGTCAATATATGTAGACCGGTTACAGGTGAAAACTAATGGAAATGATTCAAGTCTATAAATGTAGACCGTCACAGGTTTTAGCCAAtgaaaatgcttcattttcataaatgaagGCCGTCACAAGTTTAAACCCCATGTCAATTATTCACGTCCATATATGTAGACCGGCACAGGTTTAAACCAATGGAAAAGCTTCATGTCcacataatattatatagaCTGTCATAGTTTTAAACCAAAGTGGAAATACTTCATGTCGATATATGTCGACTGTTACAGGTTTAATCTTATGTAAATGCTTTATGTCGATATATGTCGAACGTCATAGATTTGAACCAAAATTAaaagctgtcgtaagacagcgcgctcgactacgcctctttgacttagaagtgaatacaataacgatgtattATACGCctgtaaaaagcaataaaacaataaaattaaaaggggTGAAGAAAAATCGggatgtgacaaaacaaggtttttaataattggcagaagagattcagtttcaactgctttcttccattcttgtaacagtgaccttgatcctaagggccccaaacacaatcccatagaagtcctccataaactcttcctacgtATCAAGTTtagtcacagtatgtcaaccataactgaaacagtaatctatttttagaaacagtgaccttgaccctaggggcccaaaaggcaatccatgaaagctctgcataaacttgtcctatataccaagtttggtcacactatgtcaacccttccTTGAGTAATTTCGTACtcaccatatttctatttttagcaacagtgaccttgaactaaACCATAACTCACGGGGCCCaagaaaggtctctataaactcttcctaaataccaagtttggtcacaatatgtagactcttacttaagttattcaataccaaccctttttctattaataataccttgaccttgatcctaggggcctcaaatgcattcaaataaaaggtctccataaactcttcgtattgaccaagtttaatctctttatgtcaaacctagccaaaaagctaaaattattcgatacattaggtgactttgacgctgccctcccaccagcccgcccgaacaatgacgccaGTCATTCAAATCACTTGTTTTCGCATCATGAAAAAgcggttaagaatataaaaatgtgcctttcaaaagaaattaaaataaaaataaaaacaaatcagtcAAGGGCCAAGATTTGTATGTAGGGTTAAAATTGTGTTATattccttgttgtaagatggtcatcaATAATTTTACGtaatattaaatgcattgaatgaaaggtatagaagtgttttttttattaaaatcacaatttgccctaaaacttttacctgcccttaaactttaacctaagtcaatcagggaccataacttgtgttaaggataatatggagttatgtaacctcattgtgtgatggtcctgaacaattgtgtgaagtattaagtcaatcgaatgaagggtatagaagttatcaataaaaatcCAAACCTGCCCTAAACTTTTAATCTAAGTTCAATAGCAAATCAGGGgccatattttgtataaaagataatatgaagttatctaacctcattatgtgatggccctgaacaactgtgtgaagtattaagtcaaatgaatgaagggtattggacttataagtgaaaatcccaacttgccctaaaactttaacctgccctaaaactttaaccgaagtcaatcaggagccataacttgtataaaggataatatggagttatgtaaccttattgtgtgatggccctgaacagctctgtgaagtattaagtcaattgaacgaagggtatagaagttattaataaatatcccaacctgttctaaaactttaacctaagtttcatagtcaatcaggggtcattatttgtataaaggTTAAAATGCGGTTATCTAACCTctttatgtgatggccctgaacaactgtgtgaagtattaagtcaattgaaggaagggtattggacttgtaagtgaaaatcccaacttgccctaaaacgtTAACTaaacgccgacgccgacgctgggcgagtagtatagccctccttattcttcgaatagtcgagctaaaaatgtatcATGTCCACATGTATAAACCGCCACAGGTTTAAACCAATCAAAATGCTTGTGAACCGTAAAAGGTTGATACCAATTAATGACATGCTTCATttcattgaatatgtgtttgtctgtaaACTATCACAGGTTCAAACCAATGAAAATGCGTTATGTTCATATCTGTAGACTGGTCCTAGGTTTAACCCAATGAAAATGCGTTATGTTCATATCTGTAGACTGGTCACAGGTTAAACCCAATGACAATGCATTATTTGCATATCTGTAGACCGGTTACAGGTTATACCCAATGACAATGCATTACTTTCATATCTGTTGACCGATCACAGGTTATACCCaatggcaatgtattattttttgaattatttttcgGTAATGGCAGTTTTTTTCGTAAAGTGGccctgttttcaaaattgttacaACCGTGAACAGATAACCGAACACATATATGTAGTTCTTTTGGCAATAACATTTAATCAGAAGTACTAGTACAGGTTTTACGTAAATTATAAAGGCATACACAATTCATATGTCAAGCTGCAGCTAGAAAACACACGAAGTTTAAGGACgtatataaatacaatgcatTGCATTTTAGATTCTATATCATTATGTCAATGAAATGAAAGTACTGATTTATATATGTGCGAGTTTAATatgtacaaaatgtttaaacaataatgaCCTAATAAAACAgccattttgtttaatatacaaGTTTCATACTTTAATGAAGTAAAACTTGAaacaaataacaagtaatccatGCTCCTGTGACGCTCACGCTGCTTTTAAagattctgaaataaaaaaacccaGTAAGATTCAACAAACACACTACATTACTTGGTTGTTACAAACGTACCCACTGCATGCACTCTATAGAACAAATGGACGGTATAATACGATCACACTACACTATATGTACGGCACACACAGacgcacacacgcgcgcacgcacgcacgcacgcaagcacgctcgcacacacacacacacacacacaccaacgcacgcacgcgcacgcacacacgcatgCAAGCACGCACggacacacacaaacatacaaacggACTTCATGTACTGTTTAATACAAACGGATCACATGTACTGTATAATACAAACGGACtacatgtactgtatattaCAAACGGACTACATGTACTGTATAATGCGAACGGACTGCATGTACTGTGTTATACAGACGGACTTCATGTACTGTATAAAACAAACGGACTTCATGTACTGTATAATACAAACGGACTACATATACTGTAAACTACAAACGGACtacatatattgtataatacAAACGGACTAAATTTGTTGCATATATATAGGAAATACTTCTGTTTGCAAACAAACTTCGTCAACCATCTAATAAAAGCGTTACCATAACGCCTTTTTGCAGGGAAGAGACAGTGCATTTGTACCACCCGAAAAGCGATTTTGAACAGCATTTATTTAGCACTTCAAGGCTACAATTGAATTGGTCTATTGACATGAAACCAATGTCAACTAAAAACCGTAAGACGGAAGTTCCAGGGGCCCAGGCTGATACGTAAAAGAATACGCCTTATCGCTGACGCTGGCAGTGTGTTAAATCGACTAACGAATAAACGTGTTTTGTTTGGTTCAAAAATCACTTGTATTTTGCGGAGCCACAAAACTTTTAAATGCTAAGTTTGCTTGAAAACAGTAGTAATATGTAATCGTAAACAATGAACACATACACTAAAAACCTGgacattctttttttctcaatttcatTCATAGTCATGTCTTAGAACTATTAAATGGGACAATTCTTAcggtatacaaatacaatgtatggCCATTATTTACCTCGAAGGTGCTGAAGCAGcatttgctgaaaataaaaGAGATAAAGAGTAAGTAAAAACATCTGcaataaatataaagaattcATATGCGAAAAAAAGTGATAATGTCATCAGATTAACAAACGATAAAAAGATACACCTAATGAGAAGAAAACTAAAGATGAATTAATGatagaattgaaaaataacaaggACAAGGGCAGCTAGTAGTCTGGCTCCAATTTcccaaaacttcttaagtctaacaggcttaagtagctgaTTTCAATTAGACAAAACACACACTTACATATGATTTGGGAAACAAaatatggtttattgtgataaccaTAAAAgtaattcctatttaaagtctAATACCTCTTATTGAAGTTGATATTACACGAATTATAGACAAACAAAAGTAGtaagattagcttaatcctgttataagggacttaagaagtttcgagaaactggGGCCTGTTGTTTATAAATGGTCTTGTTTGAAGACACATAACTGAAGTCCTAGAATCGAAAAAAGGAGAATTATCGATGGTGTCAATTGGTATTTGGAAATGTTTTTAAGAACGCAAGAGTACATACGTAAACCGAGCTGTATGTCCATCTGTAAAACTGTCACAGTGCCGCTGACGCTGCCGCTTACTAACAGCAGAGGCTTGCCATTGGGGCTGTCGTTAGCGGTAATAAACCTGAATATTGAAGCACAACTtgaaatttagtttaaactgatttatGTTGGAACAAtcttaaaacaagttttaacaACATAATATGATCACGTGAGTTAGCAGGATGCTGCCCGAGAGTGTGAtcttgtcttgtgttgtgtggaaAATTGAAGTATCCGCTTAGATAACATCAGATATGAGAACGAGAAATAATCTTCAACGTACGTTATATCCTCAGGATCAACCATGCTTATATCTCGTGCTGTGTACAGATCACCCCTCGTCTCATCGCTATCACCAACGCCGTATATAAATGCCTCAAACTGTGGTGTGATTTCTGCCGCGGTCTGGTCAAGGCTGTATACTGCGATGGTTGACCCTCTCTCATTGCCAATGAACAACAAGGTGGTATCACCTATATGCCCTATGGCAATGCTTTCAGTTTCTGGACCCTTTAGGTAAATGTTACGTAAATTTTGTGATTAAAGAATGTCAAAGAGGCCTATTTCGGATTTCAAGCCTAAAACTATATGGGTCAGTAGGAAAGTTGTTTAAGTAAAGCGTgttcaattaaatgttaaagGGCTTTTTGTTTGTCATAAAGGAACAAAGAACCAATGCAACGTTTGGTGCTGAatcaaaagttataaaataagcaaatttCATGTTTTCGGATAAAGAATTCGGATAACgcatattttttcaaaagggacttttttatttactttttgcaATAATTTATGAGTCGTTTTCAAATCTTTATGGTTGGTCGGGTAGCCAGAAATATTTTTAGGCCAAATCaaatagcaaaacatttgaaaaccgACATCACCTGTAAACGAATGTATCAAGCTATACCATTTGCTGCGCCGGTAAAGggattaaaacaatatgttatttGCCCAAAAATGCCCTACCAAGTTACCTTGTCATCGGAGCGCGTATCGGAACAATCTGAAACAGCAATAGACTCTTCCCCATTTGCATTGAAAAGATGGGGCAGAAGCTCCGCTGTTTTGGTAGCGATCTCATCACCGCTGTCGTACACTAGACTCATATCACTCGCCCTCCTAATAGAGAACCCGCGACCACCGAATGAATAAAGCTGGTCATATTGTTGTGTTGTTTCGTTTTTGCCTTTGACAGAAGTGACTTTAAGTCTTcctattaaaattaaaaaaatatagatacatatatttaggattgtttttatattcgtattttgtTCATctcaattttttaaatgatatttcagtAAGTTCACTATTTTTACAACTGCATTATTTAGTGAGCATGTATTGGTtgaatattttgtctatatagaAAAAATGGACTTTTTCATAAAGCTACTTCTAAACAGCACATCATGGTGTTTTTCCCGTATACCGATATCTATGcagttttgcaaataatgatgTGTAAAACTACAAATGAGAAATGTATCAAACAAAAACCCAAATCGTACAACACCTAACACTGAATCAGTAGTCCATTCGTCACGAAGAGTAGCGTTGCGTTCTGAAAATATGCGTTTTAAAGTTAAGgcatttaatgaattatttaaaaaaatattattattttttattttatttttttaatcaataaaaaatgtaagcAGGTATGTCTTAAAAGTGTATACTTTTAATGATTCATTATTAAGCAACGGGTCTTTATCTTTGACCTACCAAATAATTCGGATAGAACGAAATCCCCCACCCTGTTTTCTTCCGAAAAGTAATCGTAATCTTTAGAATCACCCTCGTTTGCAGTAACGATGAAATCTTCGTTTTGGAATCGCAACATCTTTATGGCGTCAGGCTGGTACATTCCAAATACTTTCCAAGGCTGCATATGTACCCCTGTATAACACATTAAATTAAAGTGTTCAATACAGCATGTTTTCTTTTACAGAATAAACATTTCAGTACAAAAGTTGCACCTTTGATTCTGAATCGCGTAATCTATATCATAATCCATCATGACTCCACATgttaaacatattgcaatacaatcattttgcatttactttCAATCAAATATCTTTTATATGTGAGGCATGACACATGCACtaaaatatcagatttattgGTCTTAATATAGAAACTTGTGCACTAGCTAACCTCTATCTCAATTACTTGGGTAAATCACTAGCTTTATCCCTATCTTTACAACTCCTGCCATTAACTAGCTAACCTCAATATCTCTTCCTCGGGTCATTTCCAAGCTAACCTCAATCTCATTTCCTTGGATTTTTCACTAACTGATCCCATTTCTCTCACTCGGTCACTCACCAGCTAATATTCATCTCTTTCCCTCGTGTCATTTCCAGGCTAACCACCATAACTTCCCTTCGGGTCATTCCCTAGCTAACCTCAATCTTTTTTTCTAGCATTACTTACTGATTTCATTTCTCTCACCCGGTCACTGACCAGCTAATCGCCATCTCTTCCCCTCGGGTCATTCCCTAGCTAACCTCAATCTCTTTCCCTCGGGTCATTCCCTAGCTAACCTTCATCTCTTCCCCGTGGGTCACTCCCTAGCTAACCTCAATCTCTCTATGATTCTTCACTTACTGATTCCATCTCTTTTTCGGGTCATTTTCAAGCTAACCTCCATCACTCAGATTATTCACCATCTCACCTCCATATCTATCACTCGAGTCATTCAATAGATAACCTCTATCCCTATTTCGTGGGTCATTCATTGGATAACCTCCATCTCAATCACTCGGGTCATTTTTAGCTTACCTCCATCTCTATCACTGGGGTCAATGTTGGCCAATGTCCAGTCTTTAAAACCAAGCCCAAAAATATCTACTATCTCTTCTGAAGCGAGATCCACGACTGCAATGCCATtgttttcctgaaataaatgtaaCGTAACATTGCAGAAATCTGGGTTACCTTGTTTAGTTCCCTTTTAATGTTCTGTACACAATCTACTCAACTGTGCCACCATGTCATTTATGGCCATCTTTAATTTATCCTGGACATTATTTAATCAGTGTGAGCTACGGAAGTCTGCTTAAATTGTATTACCTGTAAACTAACATAGGCTAGTGTGCCTTCTGTGTTCAGAGTTATATACTCCGGTTCTACGTCGTCTGAAAACTTGGCATTTCGGTTTATGTACATGACGCCTTGGCTCTCAAGCTCGGTAAAATATCTACaatataaatcaaacaatgaaCCGTGTTGGCTTTAACAAAACCCAAAACGTTATACTTTCATAATCAGGAGTCAACCTTGTATTTCTCGTATGAAGGAACGAGTTGAAGATTACGTTTTATCATATGATATACACTGTTGCCGTTTGATATTCCATCACATATTGTGttgtattacacatgtgtaacacaACATTGCTCTTAAAGACGGCCGGTACTTAATGTATTGACACAGAAATGACGTCATCAACTTATCACAAATTATTGCGTCATTTTACCGGATATGATGTaccaattttaaaagaaagcagCTCTTCAAAGaatgatgtttttgttgcaaTTCTTATTGGaatgcttatttttattgtaaacagAATTGAAACGATCGGGTGTATTTGTGGTTTTGAATTATTCCGGGTACtacatttctgcaatgcatgATCCGCAGGAAATGGCATTGCTTTTTGGTATTCCGCTTATCCCTAGAGCAGGTGAAACATGTAGGTcgtttttgctattttttaatgcaaaactaTTATAAAAGAATCTGACACTCGTTATCATTTAATACACAATTGTATTCATCTCGCCAAAGCTCGCTTACTATTACTAACATATTTTCAGAACgaatttttgaatgaaaattgtgTATTATGTTACGACTCGTGACAGATCATATATACAGGAAAAATCCACAAAAGCTGAGTGATATACCTGTCATCAAAGGTGTGAAACCCTAAAACATTTTTAGTGTATGCGCCGTTGGGTCCCTGGGGAAATTTAACGAGGCCGATACCTCCAGAATTATCAACTAGAACTGCATTTGCATTGTCGTCATATGGTTCCGCTTCTATGGCCACAATCAGTGTTTTGCAGTCAGGCGTAGTAAGTACCATATCAGGCAAAGTTCCaactaaaatacaaatactgatTCTTTAAAGGGGGCATACTATTATTGTTAAGTTTACTCTAACAGATGCACACACGAAAATTATTCACTctaaaaaaagcatttatgaTGTTGtactcattttacattttgataaaaaacaacatatgctTTGTGTACAgatgaaaaatattagactttaaaaatgtgggtttttttttgtaataac encodes:
- the LOC128223336 gene encoding mesenchyme-specific cell surface glycoprotein-like — translated: MADVTNLTVLFHQSYTSVAITDVHVCGGHVFVAFDNTTRHEDGCVNVYKLYNKETQTLDLVHSIKVGTLPDMVLTTPDCKTLIVAIEAEPYDDNANAVLVDNSGGIGLVKFPQGPNGAYTKNVLGFHTFDDRYFTELESQGVMYINRNAKFSDDVEPEYITLNTEGTLAYVSLQENNGIAVVDLASEEIVDIFGLGFKDWTLANIDPSDRDGGVHMQPWKVFGMYQPDAIKMLRFQNEDFIVTANEGDSKDYDYFSEENRVGDFVLSELFERNATLRDEWTTDSVLGRLKVTSVKGKNETTQQYDQLYSFGGRGFSIRRASDMSLVYDSGDEIATKTAELLPHLFNANGEESIAVSDCSDTRSDDKGPETESIAIGHIGDTTLLFIGNERGSTIAVYSLDQTAAEITPQFEAFIYGVGDSDETRGDLYTARDISMVDPEDITFITANDSPNGKPLLLVSGSVSGTVTVLQMDIQLGLPNAASAPSR